In one Inquilinus sp. Marseille-Q2685 genomic region, the following are encoded:
- a CDS encoding DUF2459 domain-containing protein, with the protein MRALRLLLATATALTAGFLGLTVLYIGVAFALALAPLGGRMQHAAASDPPAYVCATLTHTDIVLPARDGLVDWTAVFPDAVPVAFVPNLHVAFGWGDLTFYRDTPTWADLRFRTAMAALFGGGPTALHVAYVLDPAGVPGCTRLALDRAGRDALIRFIRGTAALDPAGRGVPAAPPGTGTHEAFYAAHGTYRPWRTCNVWTAEALRAAGAPTALWAPFSFGVMWPLG; encoded by the coding sequence ATGAGGGCGCTGCGCCTGCTGCTGGCGACCGCGACCGCGCTGACCGCGGGTTTTCTGGGCCTCACCGTGCTCTATATCGGCGTCGCCTTCGCGCTGGCCCTGGCGCCGCTCGGCGGCCGGATGCAGCACGCCGCCGCGAGCGACCCGCCGGCCTATGTCTGCGCCACCCTGACCCACACCGACATCGTGCTGCCGGCGCGGGACGGGCTGGTCGACTGGACCGCGGTGTTTCCGGATGCCGTGCCGGTCGCCTTCGTGCCGAACCTGCATGTGGCCTTCGGCTGGGGCGACCTGACCTTCTACCGCGACACCCCGACCTGGGCGGACCTCCGCTTCCGCACCGCCATGGCGGCGCTGTTCGGCGGCGGCCCCACCGCCCTGCACGTTGCCTATGTTTTGGACCCGGCGGGCGTGCCGGGCTGCACCCGGCTGGCGCTGGACCGGGCGGGGCGGGACGCGCTGATCCGCTTCATCCGCGGCACCGCGGCGCTGGACCCGGCCGGGCGTGGCGTGCCGGCGGCGCCGCCGGGGACCGGGACCCATGAGGCGTTCTACGCGGCGCATGGCACCTACCGGCCCTGGCGCACCTGCAATGTCTGGACCGCCGAGGCGCTGCGGGCTGCGGGCGCGCCGACCGCGCTGTGGGCGCCGTTCAGCTTCGGCGTGATGTGGCCGCTGGGGTGA
- a CDS encoding replication-associated recombination protein A — translation MARSPRPDDTPSLFADQAPRPLADRLRPRSIAEVVGQDHLLKPDGPIGRMVAAHRIASMILWGPPGCGKTTLARLLAEHTDLHFEPLSAIFSGVADLRKVFDAARGRRAAGQGTLLFVDEVHRFNRSQQDAFLPVVEDGTITLIGATTENPSFELNAALLSRCQVFVLNRLDFSALEELLQRAEATEGRPLPLTPEARDAVKAMADGDGRYLLNLAEELFALKVAAPLDAAALAQAVQRRAPVYDKAQESHYNLISALHKSLRGSDVDAGLYWFARMLAGGEDPLYVVRRLVRFAVEDIGMADPQALTQSLAAWDAYERLGSPEGELAIAQAVIYLATAPKSNAAYTAFKSSARAAKETGSLMPPMHILNAPTRLMKEIGYGKGYAYDHDTEEGFSGQNYFPPDMDRQEFYRPVERGFEREIRKRLDYWAKLRGQRSEES, via the coding sequence ATGGCTCGTTCACCCAGACCCGACGATACCCCATCGCTCTTCGCCGACCAGGCGCCGCGGCCCCTGGCCGACCGGCTGCGGCCGCGCAGCATCGCCGAGGTGGTGGGCCAGGACCATCTGCTGAAGCCGGACGGGCCGATCGGCCGGATGGTGGCGGCGCACCGCATCGCCAGCATGATCCTGTGGGGGCCGCCCGGCTGCGGCAAGACCACCCTGGCCCGCCTTCTGGCCGAGCACACCGACCTGCATTTCGAGCCGCTGTCGGCGATCTTCTCCGGCGTCGCCGACCTGCGGAAGGTGTTCGACGCCGCCCGCGGCCGGCGTGCGGCGGGGCAGGGCACACTGCTGTTCGTCGACGAGGTGCACCGCTTCAACCGCAGCCAGCAGGACGCCTTCCTGCCGGTGGTCGAGGACGGCACCATCACCCTGATCGGCGCCACCACCGAGAACCCGTCCTTCGAGCTGAACGCGGCCCTCTTGTCACGCTGCCAGGTCTTCGTCCTCAACCGCCTGGACTTCAGCGCGCTGGAGGAGCTGCTGCAGCGGGCCGAGGCGACCGAGGGCCGGCCGCTGCCGCTGACGCCGGAGGCGCGCGACGCGGTCAAGGCCATGGCCGACGGCGATGGCCGCTATCTCCTGAACCTGGCGGAGGAGCTGTTCGCACTCAAGGTGGCGGCGCCGCTCGACGCCGCCGCGCTGGCCCAGGCGGTGCAGCGCCGGGCGCCGGTCTACGACAAGGCGCAGGAGAGCCACTACAACCTGATCTCGGCGCTGCACAAATCGCTGCGCGGCAGCGACGTCGATGCCGGGCTCTACTGGTTCGCGCGGATGCTGGCGGGCGGCGAGGACCCGCTCTACGTCGTGCGCCGGCTGGTGCGCTTCGCGGTCGAGGATATCGGCATGGCCGACCCGCAGGCGCTGACCCAGTCGCTGGCGGCCTGGGACGCCTATGAGCGGCTGGGCAGCCCGGAGGGAGAGCTGGCGATCGCCCAGGCGGTGATCTACCTGGCCACGGCGCCGAAATCGAACGCCGCCTACACCGCCTTCAAGTCCAGTGCCCGGGCGGCGAAGGAGACGGGCAGCCTGATGCCGCCGATGCACATCCTGAACGCCCCGACCCGGCTGATGAAGGAGATCGGCTACGGCAAGGGCTACGCCTACGACCACGACACCGAGGAAGGCTTCTCCGGCCAGAACTACTTCCCGCCGGACATGGACCGGCAGGAGTTCTACCGCCCGGTGGAGCGCGGCTTCGAGCGCGAGATCCGCAAGCGGCTCGACTACTGGGCCAAGCTGCGGGGGCAGAGAAGCGAGGAGTCGTAG
- a CDS encoding glyoxalase/bleomycin resistance/extradiol dioxygenase family protein produces the protein MSEDLSHLAYPEAPAQVIPSFWVEEVETLRDFYLEKLGFGHMMGIVGKDGKFDFGIVRRDGIMVMMGRPQSPGAGIARGQGGARPLDIYFYVKDVDGFHDEVRSRGVAVTEALTTQWWGDRTFAVKDPYGYSLWFCQTVGAPEPPPGVTMV, from the coding sequence ATGAGCGAGGATCTGAGCCACCTGGCGTATCCGGAGGCCCCGGCCCAGGTGATCCCCAGCTTCTGGGTCGAGGAGGTGGAGACGCTGCGCGACTTCTATCTGGAGAAGCTCGGCTTCGGCCACATGATGGGCATCGTCGGCAAGGACGGGAAGTTCGACTTCGGCATCGTCCGGCGCGACGGCATCATGGTGATGATGGGCCGGCCGCAATCGCCCGGCGCCGGCATCGCCCGCGGCCAGGGCGGGGCCCGGCCGCTCGACATCTACTTCTACGTCAAGGATGTCGACGGCTTCCACGACGAGGTGCGGTCGCGCGGCGTGGCGGTGACCGAGGCGCTGACGACGCAGTGGTGGGGCGATAGGACCTTCGCGGTGAAGGATCCCTATGGCTATTCGCTGTGGTTCTGCCAGACCGTCGGCGCGCCCGAACCGCCGCCGGGCGTGACGATGGTGTAA
- a CDS encoding BrnT family toxin, translated as MGWRWDPRKAALNRKNHGVSFELAMRVFGDPFQLSILDPHPDEERWRTIGKPSHESGVVLFVVHTIDDEDQVELSGRIISARVAEPHERRAYEEGKFPTIDR; from the coding sequence GTGGGTTGGAGATGGGATCCTCGCAAGGCCGCCCTGAACCGAAAGAACCACGGGGTTTCCTTCGAGCTGGCCATGCGGGTCTTTGGTGATCCCTTTCAGCTGTCGATCCTCGACCCGCATCCGGACGAGGAACGCTGGCGGACGATCGGAAAGCCCAGCCACGAGAGCGGAGTCGTCCTGTTCGTGGTCCACACGATCGATGATGAAGATCAGGTCGAGCTGTCGGGCCGGATCATCAGTGCCAGAGTGGCCGAACCGCATGAGAGAAGGGCTTATGAGGAAGGGAAATTCCCAACCATTGACCGATGA
- a CDS encoding aspartyl/asparaginyl beta-hydroxylase domain-containing protein: MLATVFAPKFLIVYAYIASALWVHFRGQVRHRFTRQLTDHSTFFAPINCFMYLFSRVPSTPYHDPRSFPELQALKDNWHVLREEALRLQEEGDIKGSDKLDDVGFNSFFRRGWKRYYLKWYGDPLPSAAAQCPHSVALVQSIPSLKAAMFTSLPPGGKLVAHRDPYAGSLRYHLGLVTPNDDRCRIVVDGKSYSWRDGEDVVFDETFIHYAENFSDENRVILFCDVERPMRFRWALAVNRFFAKYLIQAGATRNADGDKVSWVNRAFSYVYPVRAFFKKVKKKNRKLYYAIKYAFFGGLLAAFLALA; the protein is encoded by the coding sequence ATGCTGGCCACAGTGTTCGCCCCGAAGTTCCTGATCGTCTACGCCTATATCGCCTCGGCGCTGTGGGTGCATTTCCGCGGCCAGGTGCGGCACCGCTTCACCCGCCAGCTGACCGACCATTCGACCTTCTTCGCGCCGATCAACTGCTTCATGTACCTGTTCTCGCGGGTGCCGAGCACGCCCTATCACGACCCGCGCAGCTTCCCGGAGCTGCAGGCGCTGAAGGACAACTGGCATGTGCTGCGCGAAGAGGCGTTGCGGCTGCAGGAGGAGGGCGACATCAAGGGCTCCGACAAGCTCGACGATGTCGGCTTCAACTCCTTCTTCCGGCGCGGCTGGAAGCGCTATTACCTGAAGTGGTACGGCGACCCGCTGCCCTCGGCCGCGGCGCAGTGCCCGCACTCGGTGGCGCTGGTGCAGAGCATCCCGAGCCTGAAGGCGGCGATGTTCACCTCGCTGCCGCCGGGCGGCAAGCTGGTGGCGCATCGCGACCCCTATGCCGGTTCGCTGCGCTATCATCTCGGCCTGGTCACGCCGAACGACGACCGCTGCCGCATCGTGGTCGACGGCAAGTCCTACAGCTGGCGCGACGGCGAGGACGTGGTCTTCGACGAGACCTTCATCCACTACGCCGAGAACTTCTCCGACGAGAACCGGGTGATCCTGTTCTGCGACGTCGAGCGGCCGATGCGGTTCCGCTGGGCGCTGGCGGTGAACCGCTTCTTCGCCAAATACCTGATCCAGGCCGGCGCCACCCGCAATGCCGACGGCGACAAGGTCTCCTGGGTCAACCGGGCGTTCAGCTACGTCTATCCGGTGCGGGCCTTCTTCAAGAAGGTGAAGAAGAAGAACCGCAAGCTGTACTACGCAATCAAATACGCCTTCTTCGGTGGCCTCCTGGCGGCGTTCCTCGCTCTCGCCTGA
- a CDS encoding NAD-dependent epimerase/dehydratase family protein — MTLIITGSEGTIGRRLRRAFPGCIGIDRAAGAEIRADLSTIDYREPAIAAALRDVDALIHLATSADPDAPEAVHWQAVIDAARLFAACAAQGVGRIVVASSDWAAPKNGAAINSYGRSKLALESLAAMYAMKPRSARVIRIGWVPHDPAALAAAPDWLRRNHWDDDRLVEAFRQALEARE; from the coding sequence GTGACGCTGATCATCACCGGATCCGAGGGCACTATCGGGCGGCGGCTGCGCCGGGCCTTTCCGGGATGCATCGGCATCGACCGGGCGGCGGGGGCCGAGATCCGGGCCGACCTCTCGACGATCGATTACCGGGAGCCGGCGATTGCCGCGGCCCTGCGGGACGTCGACGCGCTGATCCATCTGGCGACCTCGGCGGACCCGGACGCGCCGGAAGCGGTGCACTGGCAGGCGGTGATCGACGCCGCCCGGCTGTTCGCCGCCTGCGCGGCGCAGGGCGTCGGGCGGATCGTCGTGGCCTCTTCCGACTGGGCCGCGCCGAAGAACGGAGCCGCGATCAACAGCTATGGCCGGTCCAAGCTGGCGCTGGAGAGCCTGGCGGCGATGTATGCGATGAAGCCGCGCTCGGCCCGAGTGATCCGCATCGGCTGGGTGCCGCACGACCCGGCGGCGCTGGCCGCGGCACCGGACTGGCTGCGCCGGAATCATTGGGACGACGACAGGCTGGTCGAGGCGTTCCGACAGGCGCTGGAAGCCCGGGAATAG
- a CDS encoding nucleotidyltransferase family protein, with product MPISAETVIAQAMENPVNAALMERLPRLGLPQCFLTAGCLFQAVWNRRSGRPPEASVKDYDVFYFDDRDLSWEAEDAVIREAAALFADLGAPVEVKNQARVHLWYQKRFGGAYPRLRSATDGIDRYLVQCTCIGIEVATGRLYAPNGLEDMAEGVLRPNPLNPSPELFRAKAEAYRARWPWLTIVE from the coding sequence ATGCCGATCTCCGCCGAGACCGTCATCGCCCAGGCGATGGAGAACCCGGTGAACGCCGCGCTGATGGAGCGGCTGCCGCGGCTCGGGCTGCCGCAATGCTTCCTGACCGCCGGCTGCCTGTTCCAGGCGGTGTGGAACCGGCGCTCCGGCCGGCCGCCGGAGGCGTCGGTCAAGGATTACGACGTCTTCTATTTCGACGACCGCGACCTGTCCTGGGAGGCGGAGGATGCGGTGATCCGCGAGGCCGCCGCCCTGTTCGCGGATCTCGGCGCGCCGGTCGAGGTGAAGAACCAGGCGCGGGTCCATCTCTGGTACCAGAAGCGCTTCGGCGGCGCCTATCCGCGGCTGCGCTCGGCCACCGACGGCATCGACCGCTATCTCGTGCAATGCACCTGCATCGGCATCGAGGTGGCGACGGGCCGGCTCTACGCCCCGAACGGGCTCGAGGACATGGCCGAAGGCGTGCTCCGGCCCAACCCGCTGAATCCGTCGCCCGAGCTGTTCCGCGCCAAAGCCGAGGCCTACCGGGCGCGCTGGCCTTGGCTGACGATTGTCGAATGA
- a CDS encoding LysE family translocator, protein MIDPHLLLAFIATVALVILIPGPNVALIVANSVAWGPRYGLLTVFGTSSAMMLQLGLTALGMAEALGTAGGWFETLRWIGVAYLLWLGIAHWRAPPADLTRIAAQPKSARAIYGRALLVSLTNPKTLLFYGAFFPQFVDPARPAGAQVALLSAVFLLLAVTLDSGWALLAGRARTLLARHGRLRQRITGGLLVGAGLGLALARGR, encoded by the coding sequence ATGATCGACCCGCACCTCCTCCTCGCCTTCATCGCCACCGTCGCCCTGGTCATCCTGATCCCGGGGCCGAACGTGGCCCTGATCGTCGCCAACAGCGTCGCCTGGGGGCCGCGCTACGGTCTCTTGACCGTGTTCGGCACCAGCTCAGCCATGATGCTGCAGCTCGGCCTGACCGCCCTCGGCATGGCCGAGGCGCTGGGCACCGCCGGCGGCTGGTTCGAGACGCTGCGCTGGATCGGCGTCGCCTATCTGCTCTGGCTCGGCATCGCTCATTGGCGCGCCCCGCCGGCCGACCTGACCCGGATCGCGGCGCAGCCGAAATCCGCCAGGGCGATCTACGGCCGCGCCCTGCTGGTGTCGCTGACCAATCCGAAGACGCTGCTGTTCTACGGCGCCTTCTTCCCGCAGTTCGTCGACCCGGCACGGCCGGCCGGCGCCCAGGTGGCGTTGCTGTCGGCGGTGTTCCTGCTGCTGGCGGTGACGCTCGACAGCGGCTGGGCCCTGCTGGCCGGCCGCGCCCGGACCCTGCTGGCCCGCCATGGCCGGCTGCGGCAGAGGATCACCGGCGGCCTGCTGGTCGGCGCCGGCCTCGGCCTGGCCCTCGCCCGCGGCAGGTGA
- a CDS encoding TrmB family transcriptional regulator, translated as MRWQDLALLDEAGFSLYEKRALVALGILGVSDAAGLCREGDIPTSKIYLAMEKLARLGLCEIQHSRPKLYAALPPDAVVDRLVELARERAESFAAQADQLRATLRDLPGRLRGGRGVVDLALGTESHVKRHLARLAGARRRVLSYLEEGDLSAIDRQAESGFDVLKRLGRAASGRGLDHRAIFGFSDRTAPRLLAFLRRHGGSLGHLSGLRYSGELGHPFHVLDDETVILSLDHPFVPEGRFASLLVHDRDLAASLTQGFETLWQKALQDLREIRFMPRQPGPS; from the coding sequence ATGCGATGGCAGGACCTGGCGCTGCTCGACGAGGCCGGCTTCTCGCTCTACGAGAAGCGGGCGCTGGTGGCGCTGGGGATTCTCGGCGTGTCGGACGCGGCCGGGCTGTGCCGCGAGGGCGACATCCCGACCTCGAAGATCTACCTGGCGATGGAGAAGCTGGCCCGGCTGGGCCTGTGCGAGATCCAGCACAGCCGGCCCAAGCTCTATGCCGCGCTGCCGCCGGACGCGGTGGTCGACCGGCTGGTCGAGTTGGCGCGCGAGCGGGCCGAGAGCTTCGCCGCCCAGGCCGACCAGCTGCGCGCCACCCTGCGCGACCTGCCCGGGCGGCTGCGCGGCGGCCGCGGCGTGGTCGACCTGGCGCTGGGCACCGAGAGCCATGTGAAGCGCCATCTCGCCCGTCTCGCCGGGGCCCGCCGGCGGGTGCTGTCCTATCTCGAGGAGGGCGACCTCTCGGCGATCGACCGCCAGGCCGAGTCCGGCTTCGACGTGCTGAAGCGCCTCGGCCGCGCCGCCTCCGGCCGCGGGCTGGACCACCGGGCGATCTTCGGCTTCTCCGACCGCACGGCGCCGCGGCTGCTGGCCTTCCTGCGGCGCCATGGCGGCTCGCTCGGCCACCTGTCGGGGCTGCGGTATTCGGGCGAGCTGGGCCACCCGTTCCATGTGCTGGACGACGAGACGGTGATCCTGTCGCTCGACCATCCCTTCGTGCCGGAGGGGCGCTTCGCCTCGCTCCTGGTGCATGACCGCGACCTGGCGGCAAGCCTGACCCAGGGTTTCGAGACGTTATGGCAGAAGGCGCTGCAGGATCTGCGCGAGATCCGGTTCATGCCCAGGCAGCCAGGGCCTTCCTGA
- a CDS encoding efflux RND transporter periplasmic adaptor subunit produces MMTGRLQTRPGRVLGTLAALGTVAFLAACNESSSTEGQSAPPPPPVTVASPLVKRITEWDEFTGRYEATATVEVRARVSGYLQSINFADGAMVKQGDVLFVIDPRPYQAAVDSAKADLNSAQARLDLAKVQLDRAQSLVAQSNVSRSAYDQAVQERRAAEAQVQQTTAALQSAQLNLDFTQVRAPMAGRVSNRRVDIGNLVTGDPNATLLTTIVALDPIYFEFDMSEADYLAYQRAVARGLLPSTRDNETIIQTRLPDEQEWPHAGTMNFVDNQIDPGSGTIRARAILQNKDLFITPGQFGRLRLPGSNEYDAILIPDSAILTDQSNRIVMTVKDDGTVEPKIIRPGPTQPGGLRIVREGLTGQEKVIINGLVRARPGAKVTAQPGTIEPQPEYEAN; encoded by the coding sequence ATGATGACCGGGCGCCTGCAGACGCGGCCAGGAAGGGTGCTTGGCACCCTGGCCGCATTGGGAACGGTGGCCTTCCTGGCCGCCTGCAACGAATCGAGCAGCACGGAGGGCCAGTCGGCGCCGCCGCCTCCGCCGGTCACGGTGGCCTCGCCGCTGGTCAAGCGCATCACCGAATGGGACGAGTTCACCGGCCGCTACGAGGCGACGGCGACGGTCGAGGTGCGGGCCCGCGTCTCCGGCTACCTGCAGTCGATCAACTTCGCCGACGGCGCCATGGTCAAGCAGGGCGACGTGCTGTTCGTGATCGATCCCCGGCCCTACCAGGCGGCGGTGGATTCGGCCAAGGCCGACCTGAACAGCGCCCAGGCCCGGCTCGACCTCGCCAAGGTCCAGCTCGACCGGGCCCAGTCTCTGGTCGCCCAGTCCAACGTCTCGCGTTCGGCCTACGACCAGGCGGTGCAGGAGCGCCGCGCGGCCGAGGCCCAGGTGCAGCAGACCACCGCGGCGCTGCAGTCGGCGCAGCTGAACCTCGACTTCACCCAGGTCCGGGCTCCGATGGCCGGCCGCGTCTCCAACCGCCGGGTCGACATCGGCAACCTGGTGACCGGCGACCCGAACGCGACGCTCCTGACCACCATCGTGGCGCTCGATCCGATCTATTTCGAGTTCGACATGAGCGAGGCGGACTACCTCGCCTATCAGCGCGCCGTCGCCCGCGGCCTGCTGCCGTCGACCCGGGACAACGAGACGATCATCCAGACCCGGCTGCCGGACGAGCAGGAGTGGCCGCATGCCGGCACCATGAACTTCGTCGACAACCAGATCGACCCCGGCTCCGGCACCATCCGCGCCCGCGCCATCCTGCAGAACAAGGACCTGTTCATCACCCCCGGCCAGTTCGGCCGGCTGCGGCTGCCCGGCTCGAACGAATACGACGCCATCCTGATCCCCGACAGCGCGATCCTGACCGACCAGTCGAACCGGATCGTGATGACGGTCAAGGATGACGGCACGGTGGAGCCGAAGATCATCCGGCCGGGCCCGACCCAGCCGGGCGGCCTGCGCATCGTGCGCGAAGGCCTGACCGGGCAGGAGAAGGTCATCATCAACGGCCTGGTCCGGGCGCGTCCGGGGGCCAAGGTGACGGCGCAGCCCGGCACCATCGAGCCGCAGCCGGAATACGAGGCCAACTGA
- a CDS encoding BrnA antitoxin family protein, whose protein sequence is MTDELKAELKALEAMPDDRIDTSDAPAVTDWTGAQRGRFYRPTKHQLTLRLDADVVSWFKDAGDGYQTRINQVLRDYAERRGLQRVK, encoded by the coding sequence TTGACCGATGAGCTGAAGGCAGAGCTGAAGGCGCTGGAGGCGATGCCGGACGACCGGATCGACACCTCCGATGCCCCGGCGGTGACCGACTGGACAGGGGCCCAGCGAGGACGATTCTATCGCCCCACAAAACACCAGCTTACGCTTCGCCTCGACGCGGATGTGGTCTCCTGGTTCAAGGACGCAGGCGATGGCTATCAGACGCGGATCAACCAGGTGCTGCGCGACTATGCCGAGCGGCGCGGGCTGCAACGCGTAAAATAG
- the crcB gene encoding fluoride efflux transporter CrcB produces MGTYLWVAAGSALGGMARYWCSGFVAERAGEAFPWGTLIINVLGSFVIGLFGGLTGPDGRFVVSPDMRIFVMVGLCGGYTTFSSFSLQTLALMQDGEWARAGANVVLSVVLCLAAVWLGVVAAGAINALKGA; encoded by the coding sequence GTGGGGACTTATCTGTGGGTCGCGGCCGGCAGCGCGCTGGGCGGCATGGCGCGGTACTGGTGCTCCGGCTTCGTCGCCGAGCGCGCCGGCGAGGCCTTTCCTTGGGGCACGCTGATCATCAACGTCCTCGGCTCCTTCGTCATCGGCCTCTTCGGCGGCCTGACCGGGCCGGACGGTCGGTTCGTCGTCAGCCCGGACATGCGGATCTTCGTCATGGTCGGGCTGTGCGGCGGCTACACCACCTTCTCCTCCTTCAGCCTGCAGACGCTGGCGCTGATGCAGGACGGCGAATGGGCCCGGGCGGGCGCCAATGTGGTGCTGTCGGTGGTATTGTGCCTGGCCGCGGTCTGGCTCGGCGTCGTGGCGGCCGGGGCAATCAACGCGCTGAAAGGAGCGTAA
- a CDS encoding RluA family pseudouridine synthase, with product MQTVAVSQDDGELRLDRWFRQRFPGLTHGRLEKLLRTGQIRVDGKRAKAAQRLEAGQTVRIPPLDEAAAQAPVPRAPMPLRAEKAEGLAAELKRTILLIDDDVIVLNKPSGLATQGGGKVKAHVDGLLDHLQFDAKERPRLIHRLDQETSGVLLIGRTAKATRRLSEAFRERATRKEYWAVTAGVPQPHQGRIDLALARSPNNVGRVVEDGDEEGQRAVTDYTVVEAAARHAAFVALWPLTGRTHQLRLHMAALGTPILGDGKYGAGKAVIAGAELPRQLHLHARRLVLPHPARGTIDVTAPLPPHMATTFRYFDFDPKAKPEGPED from the coding sequence GTGCAGACCGTCGCGGTGTCGCAGGACGACGGCGAACTGCGGCTGGACCGCTGGTTCCGCCAGCGCTTCCCGGGCCTGACCCATGGCAGGCTGGAGAAGCTGCTGCGCACCGGCCAGATCCGGGTCGACGGCAAGCGCGCCAAGGCGGCGCAGCGGCTGGAGGCCGGCCAGACCGTCCGCATCCCGCCGCTCGACGAGGCTGCGGCGCAGGCGCCGGTGCCGCGCGCGCCGATGCCGCTGAGGGCCGAGAAGGCGGAGGGGCTGGCGGCGGAGCTGAAGCGCACTATCCTCCTGATCGACGACGACGTGATCGTGCTGAACAAGCCGTCCGGCCTGGCGACGCAGGGCGGGGGCAAGGTCAAGGCGCATGTCGACGGGCTGCTCGATCATCTGCAGTTCGACGCGAAGGAGCGGCCGCGGCTGATCCACCGGCTGGACCAGGAAACCTCGGGCGTGCTGCTGATCGGCCGCACCGCCAAGGCGACGCGGCGGCTCAGCGAGGCCTTTCGCGAGCGCGCCACGCGCAAGGAATACTGGGCGGTGACGGCCGGCGTGCCGCAGCCGCATCAGGGCCGCATCGACCTGGCTCTGGCGCGGTCGCCGAACAATGTCGGCCGCGTGGTCGAGGACGGCGACGAAGAGGGGCAGCGCGCGGTCACCGACTACACGGTGGTCGAGGCCGCGGCCCGGCACGCCGCCTTCGTCGCGCTGTGGCCGCTCACCGGCCGCACCCATCAGCTGCGCCTGCACATGGCGGCGCTGGGCACGCCGATCCTGGGCGACGGCAAGTACGGCGCCGGCAAGGCCGTGATCGCCGGGGCGGAGCTGCCGCGCCAGCTGCATCTGCATGCCCGCCGGCTGGTGCTGCCGCACCCGGCGCGCGGCACGATCGACGTCACCGCCCCCCTGCCGCCGCACATGGCGACGACCTTCCGCTACTTCGACTTTGACCCGAAGGCGAAGCCGGAGGGGCCGGAAGACTAG